A window from Neobacillus sp. PS3-40 encodes these proteins:
- a CDS encoding Crp/Fnr family transcriptional regulator: MKIAEMKKVLSGFSLFRELTDSELNKITDISIVRDWKKHSHVFLQGDPLENVYFIFDGKIKVYKSDVNGKEQIVAIMKKGEMFPHVGFFRKGDYPAFAEVLEPSTTIAVPISQFENVLIENPELCIKVFKVLGEKIIDLQNRLEEQILNNTYEQIIKLLVRLAQNHGKKLEDNTIWLEAEFTNKDLANMIGTTRETISRTLTRMKRDELIELDDEGNMILDLDKLMDEIM; encoded by the coding sequence ATGAAAATAGCAGAAATGAAAAAAGTCCTTTCTGGATTCTCTCTTTTTCGGGAATTAACAGACAGTGAATTAAATAAAATAACGGACATTTCCATTGTTCGTGATTGGAAGAAACATAGTCATGTTTTCTTGCAGGGAGACCCGCTTGAGAATGTATATTTTATATTTGATGGTAAAATTAAAGTTTACAAAAGTGATGTAAACGGAAAAGAACAAATTGTTGCCATTATGAAAAAGGGTGAAATGTTCCCACATGTAGGTTTTTTTAGAAAAGGTGATTACCCTGCTTTTGCTGAAGTATTGGAGCCTTCGACAACTATCGCAGTACCCATTTCACAGTTTGAAAATGTATTAATCGAGAATCCAGAACTTTGCATCAAGGTGTTTAAGGTATTGGGTGAAAAGATTATTGATTTACAAAACCGCCTTGAAGAACAAATTCTTAATAATACGTACGAGCAGATCATCAAGCTTCTTGTACGCCTTGCTCAAAACCATGGAAAAAAACTTGAAGATAACACCATTTGGCTTGAGGCTGAGTTTACAAACAAAGATCTTGCCAATATGATCGGGACAACAAGGGAAACGATTAGCCGTACTTTAACGAGAATGAAGAGGGATGAATTAATCGAGTTAGATGACGAGGGAAACATGATCCTTGATCTTGACAAGTTAATGGATGAAATTATGTAA
- the hcp gene encoding hydroxylamine reductase, with product MFCYQCEQTPTGGCQILGVCGKDETIASLQDTIIFGLKGIAAYRTHANQLGYTDPFVDATTHEALYMTLTNSNFNVQEHIDMALKVGKSTVRVMEMLDEAHTKRLGIPEPIRVSQNKIEGKCIVVSGHNLLALEELLKQTEGKGINIYTHSEMLPAHGYPALKKYPHLKGNIGKSWFDQRILFEKFPGAILATTNCVMPIKGSYADRMFTYEVAGLPDVQKIVNNDFSPLIDRSLELPEANIESDETLLTGFHHETVLGLAPEVIEAVKTGKIKRFFVIAGCDAPGNGGQYYRELATSLPPEAVILTTSCGKFRFNDIDYGVVPGTNIPRYIDLGQCNNSGSAVKIAIALASAFECEINELPVSIVLSWFEQKAVAILLGLFSLGIKDIRIGPKPPEFISEGVLQVLQDTFNLKLIGTAQEDMNDMLQLSKK from the coding sequence ATGTTCTGTTACCAATGTGAACAAACCCCAACCGGTGGATGCCAAATTCTCGGTGTCTGTGGTAAAGACGAAACAATTGCAAGCCTTCAAGATACAATTATTTTTGGTTTAAAAGGGATTGCAGCCTATCGAACACATGCAAATCAGTTAGGATATACTGATCCATTTGTTGATGCGACAACACATGAGGCTCTTTATATGACTCTGACAAATTCAAACTTTAATGTTCAGGAACATATTGATATGGCTTTGAAAGTGGGAAAATCAACTGTTCGTGTTATGGAAATGTTAGATGAGGCACATACAAAGCGTTTAGGTATTCCCGAACCGATTCGTGTTAGTCAAAATAAAATTGAAGGAAAGTGCATTGTAGTTTCGGGGCATAATCTGCTAGCTTTAGAAGAATTACTAAAACAGACTGAAGGTAAAGGAATTAATATTTATACTCACTCCGAGATGCTTCCTGCACATGGATATCCTGCTTTAAAAAAATACCCGCATTTAAAAGGCAACATAGGGAAGTCCTGGTTTGATCAACGCATCCTTTTTGAAAAATTCCCGGGTGCTATTTTGGCAACAACAAACTGTGTTATGCCAATTAAAGGTAGTTATGCAGACAGAATGTTTACCTATGAAGTGGCAGGGCTTCCTGATGTACAAAAAATAGTGAATAATGATTTTTCACCATTAATTGATCGATCTTTGGAACTTCCAGAGGCCAATATTGAATCAGATGAAACATTATTAACCGGATTTCATCATGAAACTGTTTTAGGATTGGCACCTGAAGTAATCGAAGCAGTAAAGACTGGAAAGATTAAACGTTTTTTTGTAATAGCTGGCTGTGATGCACCTGGTAATGGTGGACAATATTATCGTGAACTTGCCACTTCACTACCTCCTGAAGCGGTCATTTTAACCACATCATGTGGTAAATTCCGTTTTAATGATATTGATTATGGGGTTGTGCCGGGAACAAATATTCCACGTTACATTGATTTGGGCCAATGTAATAACTCAGGATCGGCCGTTAAAATAGCAATAGCACTTGCCTCAGCATTTGAGTGTGAAATCAATGAACTTCCAGTAAGCATCGTCCTTTCTTGGTTTGAGCAAAAAGCTGTTGCTATTCTGTTAGGACTTTTTAGCCTAGGAATTAAAGATATTCGGATTGGTCCAAAACCACCTGAATTTATTTCTGAAGGAGTTTTGCAAGTTCTTCAAGATACATTTAACTTAAAATTAATTGGAACGGCCCAAGAGGACATGAACGATATGCTACAACTATCAAAAAAATAG
- a CDS encoding Hsp20/alpha crystallin family protein yields the protein MSAKLPDENNRKKTKDEPFGEIIKSMNTFFNEKPVRGFLQSIDDFFKSPFPPSASFQVKTVETDKEIIITAELPGIKREQIHLDILGNQLTISIENNDNSIEEDEKNQLFRSMQLQVHSSRTINLPKPINDKKVKASYHDGLLQIRIPQQKGKIIHIEED from the coding sequence ATGTCAGCTAAGCTTCCAGATGAAAATAACCGAAAAAAAACAAAGGATGAGCCATTCGGGGAAATAATCAAGTCAATGAATACCTTTTTTAACGAAAAGCCTGTCAGAGGTTTCTTGCAATCTATTGATGATTTTTTTAAAAGTCCCTTTCCCCCTAGCGCATCATTTCAGGTTAAAACAGTAGAAACTGATAAAGAAATCATCATTACTGCTGAACTTCCAGGTATAAAAAGGGAACAAATCCATTTAGATATTTTAGGAAACCAGTTAACGATTTCAATTGAAAACAATGATAATAGTATTGAAGAAGATGAAAAAAATCAGCTGTTTCGGAGTATGCAACTTCAGGTCCATTCATCCCGAACGATCAATCTTCCTAAACCCATTAATGATAAAAAGGTAAAAGCAAGCTACCACGATGGACTCTTACAAATTCGTATTCCACAACAGAAAGGAAAAATTATTCATATTGAAGAAGATTGA
- a CDS encoding YppG family protein — MFGNRRNYFNYGYPGQMMQKTPSNFEDTRGVIRNQPYPDQSPYQNQNPYQSQSPHQSQNPYQSQSPYQNQNPYQSQNPYQNQSQNHQWQSYQQQNPYYQGGIQPLNPYFQGGYQQPLNQAVPQANMQNQHSHIPTTYPHKDSQFLFQNPLQPQEEMHPNQFLQSNGYQNMNQYPNQNMNPYPKQNLMPKHNGGMQSFMNSFKSQDGSVDYNKMMNTAGQMMSAVNQVSSIVKGLGGFFKA, encoded by the coding sequence ATGTTTGGAAATCGAAGAAACTACTTCAACTATGGATACCCAGGGCAAATGATGCAAAAAACCCCATCAAATTTTGAAGATACCAGAGGGGTCATACGTAATCAGCCATATCCAGATCAGAGTCCATATCAAAATCAAAATCCATATCAAAGTCAGAGTCCACATCAAAGTCAAAATCCATATCAAAGTCAGAGTCCATATCAAAATCAAAATCCATATCAAAGTCAGAATCCATATCAAAATCAAAGTCAAAATCATCAGTGGCAATCTTATCAACAACAGAACCCTTATTATCAAGGAGGAATTCAACCGCTCAACCCTTATTTCCAAGGAGGATATCAACAACCTTTAAACCAGGCTGTTCCACAAGCAAATATGCAAAACCAACATTCTCATATCCCAACAACATATCCTCACAAAGATTCGCAGTTCCTATTTCAAAATCCACTACAGCCACAAGAAGAAATGCATCCTAACCAATTTCTACAATCAAACGGATATCAGAATATGAACCAATATCCAAATCAAAACATGAATCCTTATCCTAAACAAAATTTGATGCCAAAGCATAATGGCGGAATGCAATCATTTATGAATTCATTTAAATCTCAGGACGGATCAGTAGATTATAATAAAATGATGAATACTGCGGGTCAAATGATGTCTGCAGTTAATCAAGTTTCCTCGATAGTAAAGGGCTTGGGAGGATTTTTCAAGGCGTAA
- a CDS encoding YppF family protein: MDIGELKSLFIQSRDCTPDNVNELMDFAKKAYIQNEITIKEYRLLVRDLEAHGAINPDITDDSLIKNTN, encoded by the coding sequence ATGGACATTGGCGAATTAAAAAGCCTATTTATTCAAAGTCGTGACTGTACACCTGATAATGTAAATGAATTAATGGATTTTGCAAAGAAAGCATATATTCAAAATGAGATTACTATAAAAGAATATCGCCTTCTTGTCAGGGATTTGGAAGCTCATGGTGCCATTAATCCAGACATTACTGATGACTCCCTCATCAAAAATACGAATTGA
- a CDS encoding DUF1798 family protein, which produces MEKQIILLTEKLLHYNELFLQYFEAGREELMKIDFHEVVKPFANEVKAINDEWRILLKRWITENSPNHFKSSQVDSTYEQIEGLSIQAFFPETSKTRFLNSNRTIDYFLTGIMKELTK; this is translated from the coding sequence ATGGAAAAACAAATAATACTATTAACGGAGAAACTCTTACACTATAATGAGTTATTTTTGCAATACTTTGAAGCGGGAAGAGAGGAACTGATGAAAATAGACTTTCACGAAGTTGTAAAACCTTTTGCAAATGAAGTTAAAGCTATCAATGATGAATGGAGAATCCTTCTAAAAAGGTGGATTACCGAAAATTCGCCTAACCATTTTAAAAGTAGCCAGGTGGACTCCACTTATGAACAAATTGAGGGTTTATCGATCCAAGCGTTTTTTCCTGAAACAAGTAAGACGAGATTTTTAAATTCAAATCGGACCATTGATTATTTTCTTACAGGAATAATGAAAGAATTAACAAAATAA
- a CDS encoding DUF2515 family protein, translating to MNHFTIQEQTIVRQIQIETNKKNRDNITRTEAYFNYFKKNPDLIWSFLASMVSRNGGWNMCDLEGSIFPEILDPQTRKLLFLTYERANWLIFQDVFPQLLLYQYSTKINRSMFHLLPYFNVSKFIQKEWEHYWKGNDQVKLTRALIINEQNVIQKPVIEHPVYKKRVFHSMIFSFQDWLHFSCVLFPTCGGELYGASVSGFKSISKRINLGKRLSTILFDQRLFPYFYEFAENTTHTGSRFDYEQYFKTNSKRETPFLRATFPVIKHHRHQINDWSLNRHVSPGWLHFPAANHHPIHLTDWYYAKKYQLQLLLLAKQTLNIKKKF from the coding sequence ATGAATCATTTTACAATACAGGAACAAACGATTGTTCGTCAAATCCAAATAGAAACCAATAAGAAAAATAGAGATAACATAACGAGAACAGAAGCATATTTTAATTATTTTAAAAAGAACCCAGATCTAATTTGGTCGTTTCTTGCAAGTATGGTTTCAAGAAACGGGGGCTGGAATATGTGTGATCTCGAGGGATCAATCTTCCCGGAAATTTTAGATCCCCAAACAAGAAAACTACTTTTTCTTACCTACGAGCGAGCAAATTGGCTTATTTTTCAAGATGTTTTTCCTCAGCTTTTGCTTTACCAATATTCGACGAAAATAAACCGTTCAATGTTTCATTTACTTCCATATTTCAATGTTTCCAAGTTTATTCAAAAGGAATGGGAGCATTATTGGAAAGGGAACGATCAAGTAAAACTAACGAGGGCATTAATAATAAATGAACAAAATGTTATTCAAAAACCTGTAATTGAACATCCAGTATATAAAAAAAGAGTGTTTCACTCGATGATTTTCTCTTTTCAGGATTGGCTTCATTTTAGTTGTGTTTTATTTCCAACTTGTGGTGGGGAGCTTTATGGAGCAAGTGTAAGCGGGTTTAAGTCTATCTCGAAAAGGATTAATCTTGGGAAAAGACTGAGCACAATCCTATTTGATCAGCGATTATTTCCGTATTTTTATGAATTTGCTGAAAATACAACTCATACAGGTTCAAGATTTGATTATGAACAGTATTTTAAAACAAATAGTAAAAGAGAAACTCCATTTTTAAGGGCGACATTTCCGGTAATTAAACATCATCGTCATCAAATTAATGATTGGAGTTTGAATCGTCATGTCTCGCCTGGATGGCTCCATTTTCCAGCAGCAAACCATCACCCCATTCATTTGACAGATTGGTACTATGCAAAAAAATACCAACTTCAATTATTGCTTCTAGCTAAACAAACGTTAAATATAAAAAAGAAATTCTGA
- the recU gene encoding Holliday junction resolvase RecU, translating into MNFHYPNGKQYIPKKNVAEIGSKIKNGSFSNRGMTLEEDLNETNAFYLDREIAVIHKKPTPVQIVQVDYPRRSAAVIKEAYFKQASTTDYNGVYKGRYIDFEAKETQNATSFPLKNFHEHQIHHMQAVLAQKGICFVIIRFTAFEQVFLLEAKHLLSFWERMKSGGRKSITKIEIERIAYCIPLGFQPRIDYIKIIEQLYELS; encoded by the coding sequence TTGAATTTTCATTATCCTAATGGAAAACAATATATACCAAAGAAAAATGTTGCCGAGATAGGTAGTAAGATAAAAAATGGATCATTCAGTAATCGAGGGATGACACTTGAAGAGGATTTAAACGAAACAAATGCATTTTATCTTGATCGAGAAATAGCTGTGATCCATAAAAAACCAACGCCAGTCCAAATCGTTCAAGTAGATTATCCCCGACGAAGTGCTGCTGTAATTAAAGAGGCCTATTTCAAGCAGGCATCCACAACAGATTATAATGGGGTATATAAGGGAAGATATATTGATTTTGAGGCAAAGGAAACACAAAATGCCACATCTTTTCCATTGAAAAATTTTCATGAACATCAGATTCATCATATGCAAGCCGTATTAGCTCAAAAGGGAATTTGTTTTGTTATCATCCGATTTACAGCTTTTGAACAAGTATTTTTACTTGAAGCAAAGCACTTATTATCTTTTTGGGAAAGAATGAAGAGTGGTGGAAGGAAATCAATCACAAAGATAGAAATAGAACGGATAGCATATTGCATCCCACTTGGATTTCAACCTAGAATTGACTATATTAAAATAATAGAACAACTTTATGAGTTATCTTAA